The Bacteroidota bacterium genomic sequence TACTGTGATGGTGGTGAACGTGATTAATGGAGGGCCTAGTCAGCAAGCAGGCATTTTTGCAGATGATCGGATAGTGAGCGTGGATGGAAATAAAATAGCAGGTGTGAAAATAACCAACGACAAAGTGATGAAAACGCTTAAAGGGCCTAAGAATACCAAGGTCAAGATTGGAATTTTCCGTAGGTCAACAGGCAAAATTATATACTTCACCATCACCCGTGGCAAAATACCAATATACAGTGTGGATGCAGCTTACATGGTGGACAAAGCAACAGGTTATATAAAGATTAACCATTTTGGCTCCACTACTTATGAAGAGTTTTACAATAAATTGAAAGAGTTAGAAAATGATGGTTTAGAAAATTTGATTATAGACCTCAGAGGGAATGGCGGTGGTTATTTGGAGGCCGTTTGTCGTATTGCCGATGAGCTTTTAGATGACAATAAACTTATTATTTATACGAAAGGCGTACACCAAAAGCGTAAGGATTATAATGCCCGCACGAGTGGAATTTTTGAAAGCGGCAAACTAGTCATTTTGGTCGATGACCATTCAGCATCGGCAAGCGAAATACTCGCAGGGGCAGTGCAGGATTGGGATCGTGGACTTATAATTGGGCGACGCAGTTTTGGCAAAGGTTTGGTGCAAGAATCACTGAGTCTCGATGATGGTTCACAAATCAGATTAACTATTGCCAGATATTATACTCCATCGGGCAGATGTATACAGAAAAACTATGAGCCCAATGGTCACGCCGATTATGAAAACGAACTATATAGCCGCTATAAAGTTGACAGGATTTCAGATAGCATTCTAATGAGCAAAGCCCATAAATTTAAAACATCTAAGGGCCGAACAGTGGTGGATGGAATGGGCATTTCGCCAGATATATATATACCTGTAGACACCTCAAAAAACAGTGACTATTTAAGCCAGCTTTTGCAAAATGGATATATACAGCAGTACGTTTACCAGCTCACCGATGCGTATCCTGAATTGAAAAATATGAAAAACAAATCAAACCTTGATGTATGGTGGAATACACATCGCCAGAAACTTACTGAAGGGCTTACACAGTTTGCAAAAGGTAAAGGATTGCAGGTTGACAGGAACGGTTTTTCGAAGTCAATCTCTATTATAGAGCGTCAGTTAAAATCATATATTGCACGGAGAGCCTTGGGCGAAAATGAATTTATTAAAACGGCAAACGAAAACGATCCTTATATGAAGAAAGCACTGGAGTCGCTAAAATCCTATCCGCAAATATTAAATAAACAATAAGTTTATGCTTTATATATAATATATATATTACCCAATAACAAAAGACCAATATGAAAAAAGAAGTTATCATCACCAAACCATTGCCCCATGAATATCCAGAATGGTATGCTGCAGAAATAGCTGAGGTAAGTTATGATGAATTAATTCAAGGTTTTAAAGAATCGTTTTGCAAAACCTTTGATTTTTTATTAG encodes the following:
- a CDS encoding S41 family peptidase, with protein sequence MNEEENIPQLEHNKDYSKAGMRYLLYFVLLATGVGIGILLKPKGFSSRKSYTSTEDVINLIKNAYVDTVSEGKLQKAAIEGLLQELDPHSVYIPADELSALEAPLNGNFEGIGVEFNILDDTVMVVNVINGGPSQQAGIFADDRIVSVDGNKIAGVKITNDKVMKTLKGPKNTKVKIGIFRRSTGKIIYFTITRGKIPIYSVDAAYMVDKATGYIKINHFGSTTYEEFYNKLKELENDGLENLIIDLRGNGGGYLEAVCRIADELLDDNKLIIYTKGVHQKRKDYNARTSGIFESGKLVILVDDHSASASEILAGAVQDWDRGLIIGRRSFGKGLVQESLSLDDGSQIRLTIARYYTPSGRCIQKNYEPNGHADYENELYSRYKVDRISDSILMSKAHKFKTSKGRTVVDGMGISPDIYIPVDTSKNSDYLSQLLQNGYIQQYVYQLTDAYPELKNMKNKSNLDVWWNTHRQKLTEGLTQFAKGKGLQVDRNGFSKSISIIERQLKSYIARRALGENEFIKTANENDPYMKKALESLKSYPQILNKQ